One window of the Rhodococcus sovatensis genome contains the following:
- a CDS encoding SipW-dependent-type signal peptide-containing protein, translated as MARHSSDNTAGNGLAPRTILQRLGSALIGARTRAIMSIWIVLGLGAVGTLAAWSDTSSATSGAFTTGTIDIKVGNPAVDNNPVAFATTLTKADILPGQTVSAPLQVTNSGTVGFTYTIAASTNNGTLGVLLNTAVYAGTTCTGTPLSTITGLTVAPQNFQSSSVALSRPIGYGDPADNLCFSVTMPSTATSPATPISGTVTYSLLATSV; from the coding sequence ATGGCGCGCCACAGTAGTGACAATACGGCGGGCAATGGGCTCGCACCGAGGACGATTCTGCAGCGCCTCGGGTCCGCGCTGATCGGTGCCCGCACTCGCGCCATCATGTCGATCTGGATCGTTCTGGGTCTCGGAGCTGTCGGAACGCTTGCCGCGTGGTCGGACACCTCGTCGGCAACGTCGGGCGCGTTCACCACAGGGACTATCGACATCAAGGTGGGCAACCCGGCGGTGGACAACAATCCGGTCGCCTTCGCCACCACATTGACCAAGGCCGACATTCTTCCGGGGCAAACCGTCAGCGCGCCCCTGCAGGTAACCAACAGTGGCACTGTAGGTTTCACGTACACGATTGCGGCCTCGACCAACAACGGCACGCTCGGTGTACTGCTGAATACCGCCGTGTACGCGGGCACGACCTGTACCGGAACTCCGCTCAGCACGATCACCGGCCTGACCGTCGCCCCTCAGAATTTCCAATCCAGTTCCGTTGCACTGTCCAGGCCGATCGGCTACGGCGATCCCGCGGACAACCTCTGCTTCTCGGTGACCATGCCGAGTACTGCGACCTCGCCGGCGACACCGATCTCCGGAACAGTTACCTATTCCCTTCTAGCGACGTCGGTGTAG
- a CDS encoding signal peptidase I, whose product MSTDDTDVIPVANADEEDEQTGAWWWFSRIVSYTLLAAMLAVLAATVVIPRLTGSTPYTILTSSMRPAYPPGALVVVKPADRSELTVGTPIAYQIRSGEPEVVTHRIVATQFSGDGVTTYITRGDNNGSDDENPVRYGQIRGKVWYSVPYVGYVDNWLNGEQRRITVTVIVIGLSAYALYMFVGAGNDYRKQRRESRAP is encoded by the coding sequence ATGAGCACCGATGACACCGACGTGATTCCCGTCGCGAATGCTGACGAGGAGGACGAACAGACCGGTGCGTGGTGGTGGTTCAGCCGAATAGTGTCGTACACCCTGCTGGCCGCGATGCTGGCGGTTCTGGCGGCCACAGTGGTGATACCGCGGCTGACTGGTTCGACGCCGTACACCATCCTCACCAGCTCGATGAGACCCGCATATCCGCCCGGCGCCCTAGTCGTCGTCAAGCCAGCGGATCGCTCAGAACTCACAGTCGGAACACCGATCGCGTACCAGATTCGCTCCGGCGAACCCGAGGTCGTGACCCACCGCATCGTAGCAACCCAATTCAGCGGTGATGGCGTCACGACGTACATCACCCGCGGCGACAACAACGGGTCCGATGACGAGAACCCGGTTCGATACGGTCAGATTCGCGGGAAAGTTTGGTACTCGGTGCCCTATGTGGGCTACGTCGACAACTGGCTCAACGGCGAACAACGTCGAATCACGGTCACTGTCATCGTCATCGGACTGAGTGCGTACGCGCTGTACATGTTCGTCGGAGCCGGCAACGACTACCGAAAGCAGCGTCGAGAGTCGCGGGCGCCATGA
- a CDS encoding alternate-type signal peptide domain-containing protein, with protein MNRATKGAVAAGAAAVLLLGGLGTLALWQDSETVGGGAINSGELNFEPTGTPGVWTDVSEGGSVVIGADPSGYLIVPGDVLTYTNSYTVNSAGENIEATITADFSQVTGDPALAAALATTVAVDGGAALPNGSAVDLPLTSPTQTVAVAVTITFDQATTDLVAQNETVNLNSFTLTLDQVRPV; from the coding sequence ATGAATAGAGCAACCAAGGGCGCCGTCGCCGCTGGCGCGGCCGCGGTGCTGCTACTCGGCGGACTAGGAACTCTCGCGCTGTGGCAGGACTCCGAAACCGTCGGCGGTGGTGCGATCAATTCCGGCGAGCTGAACTTCGAGCCGACCGGTACGCCCGGCGTCTGGACCGATGTCTCGGAGGGTGGATCGGTCGTCATCGGGGCCGATCCGTCCGGTTACCTGATCGTCCCTGGCGACGTACTGACCTACACCAACAGCTACACCGTCAACTCGGCGGGTGAGAATATCGAGGCCACGATCACGGCCGACTTCTCGCAGGTCACCGGCGACCCGGCTCTGGCTGCGGCGCTGGCTACCACGGTGGCAGTCGACGGCGGTGCCGCCCTGCCCAACGGTTCTGCCGTGGATCTTCCGCTGACCTCGCCCACACAAACCGTCGCCGTCGCCGTCACCATCACGTTCGACCAGGCGACGACCGATCTGGTGGCACAGAACGAGACCGTCAATCTGAATAGCTTCACCTTGACGCTCGACCAGGTTCGACCCGTCTAG
- a CDS encoding adenylosuccinate synthase — protein sequence MPAIVLIGAQWGDEGKGKATDLFGEQLQWVVRYQGGNNAGHTVVLPNGDKFALHLIPSGILTPGVKNIIGNGVVVDPGVLLTELAGLEERNVDTSGLLLSADAHLIMPYHVAIDKVTERFLGAKKIGTTGRGIGPCYQDKFARVGVRAADVLDEKILTQKVEAALEFKNQVLSKIYNRRALDSQQVVDEVLGQAEHFKHRIADTRLELNLALERGETVLLEGSQGTLLDVDHGTYPYVTSSNPTAGGAAVGSGIGPNKISTVLGILKAYTTRVGSGPFPTELFDNFGEYLAKQGGEVGVTTGRARRTGWFDAVIARYATRVNGITDYFLTKLDVLSSLDTVPICVAYDVDGVRHDEMPMTQTGFHHAKPIYEEMPGWWEDISAARTFEDLPQNAQNYVLRLEELSGAYMSCIGVGPGRDQTIVRRDILDS from the coding sequence ATGCCGGCGATAGTCCTGATCGGCGCCCAATGGGGCGACGAGGGCAAAGGCAAAGCGACCGATCTGTTCGGCGAACAACTGCAGTGGGTTGTCCGCTACCAGGGCGGCAACAATGCAGGCCACACGGTGGTGCTCCCGAATGGTGACAAGTTCGCTCTGCACCTGATCCCGTCGGGCATCCTGACACCGGGCGTGAAGAACATCATCGGCAACGGCGTCGTCGTCGACCCCGGCGTTCTGCTGACCGAACTGGCTGGGTTGGAGGAGCGGAATGTCGACACGTCGGGCCTGCTGCTCAGCGCCGATGCGCACCTGATCATGCCGTACCACGTAGCCATCGACAAGGTCACCGAGCGTTTCCTCGGAGCCAAGAAGATCGGCACCACGGGCCGCGGAATCGGGCCGTGCTACCAGGACAAGTTCGCCCGTGTCGGCGTTCGTGCGGCCGATGTCCTGGACGAGAAGATCCTGACGCAGAAGGTCGAAGCGGCGCTCGAGTTCAAGAACCAGGTGCTCTCGAAGATCTACAACCGTCGGGCGTTGGATTCACAGCAGGTCGTCGACGAGGTTCTCGGCCAGGCCGAGCATTTCAAGCATCGCATCGCGGACACCCGGCTCGAGCTCAACTTGGCGCTGGAGCGGGGCGAGACGGTGTTGTTGGAAGGCTCGCAGGGAACGTTGCTCGACGTCGACCACGGCACCTATCCGTATGTGACGTCGTCCAACCCGACAGCGGGCGGCGCGGCTGTGGGTTCCGGTATCGGGCCCAACAAGATTTCGACCGTCCTCGGCATTCTCAAGGCCTATACGACGCGCGTCGGATCGGGCCCGTTCCCGACGGAGTTGTTCGACAACTTCGGCGAGTATCTCGCCAAGCAGGGTGGTGAGGTCGGCGTCACCACCGGGCGTGCTCGACGCACCGGTTGGTTCGACGCTGTCATTGCGCGCTACGCGACTCGCGTCAACGGAATTACCGATTACTTCCTGACCAAGCTCGACGTGCTCTCCAGTCTCGACACCGTTCCGATTTGCGTCGCGTACGACGTCGATGGTGTGCGGCACGACGAAATGCCGATGACGCAGACCGGTTTCCATCACGCGAAGCCGATCTACGAGGAGATGCCTGGTTGGTGGGAAGACATCTCTGCTGCACGCACTTTCGAAGATCTTCCGCAGAATGCGCAGAATTACGTTCTGCGGCTCGAGGAGCTCTCGGGTGCCTACATGTCGTGCATCGGTGTCGGTCCCGGACGCGACCAGACCATCGTGCGTCGGGACATTCTCGATTCCTAG